Proteins encoded in a region of the Vibrio sp. CB1-14 genome:
- a CDS encoding alanine/glycine:cation symporter family protein, which yields MQSLVDFLNGIIWSPALIYLCLGAGLFYSILTRFVQVRHFFEMWRLLLSGKSSEKGISSFQALAVSLSGRVGTGNIAGVAAAIGFGGPGAVFWMWMVAFFGAATAYIESTLAQIYKEEDQGEFRGGPAYYIEKAMGQKWYAWIFAIATIFACGVLLPGVQSNSIGNAVETAFGTGAMIETAIGTISFAKIFTGAVISIILAFIIFGGVKRIAHFTQIVVPFMALAYIIIAFVIILLNIGEVPRIVGMILGDAFTPMAGFGAAIGWGVKRGVYSNEAGQGTGPHAAAAANVDHPAQQGLVQSFSIYIDTLLVCSATAFMILITGAYNVHGPESTFLVQNLAETVGANGPAFTQLAIESTMPGVGKLFIAFALFFFAFTTILAYYYIAETNIAYIRRTFKVSGLMFLLKLVLITSVFYGTVKTANMAWAMGDVGVGLMAWLNIVGILIIFFIAKPAIVALKDYEKQQKEGVEEYTFNPVALGIKNADYWEGRYERKTGKKPEAAQAADSGSTQTQTS from the coding sequence ATGCAGTCTTTAGTTGATTTTTTAAATGGGATTATCTGGAGTCCCGCTCTTATTTATTTATGTCTTGGTGCTGGCCTTTTCTACTCCATTCTTACTCGATTTGTACAAGTCCGTCATTTCTTCGAAATGTGGCGCCTACTGCTATCAGGTAAGAGCTCAGAGAAAGGGATTTCATCGTTCCAAGCACTGGCCGTTTCGCTGTCTGGGCGTGTCGGTACAGGTAACATCGCGGGCGTTGCAGCGGCTATCGGTTTTGGTGGGCCTGGTGCAGTTTTCTGGATGTGGATGGTGGCCTTCTTCGGTGCTGCGACCGCCTACATCGAATCTACACTGGCACAAATCTATAAAGAGGAAGACCAGGGCGAGTTCCGTGGTGGTCCTGCTTACTATATTGAAAAAGCCATGGGTCAGAAGTGGTACGCGTGGATCTTCGCGATTGCGACTATCTTTGCGTGTGGCGTGCTTCTTCCAGGCGTTCAATCAAACAGTATTGGTAATGCCGTAGAAACTGCCTTTGGCACAGGCGCAATGATTGAAACAGCGATCGGTACCATCAGTTTTGCCAAAATTTTCACTGGTGCTGTTATCTCTATCATTCTAGCCTTCATCATTTTTGGTGGTGTTAAGCGTATTGCACATTTCACGCAGATCGTTGTTCCATTTATGGCGCTTGCGTACATCATCATCGCCTTTGTCATCATTCTTCTGAACATCGGTGAAGTACCACGTATCGTGGGGATGATTCTTGGTGATGCCTTCACACCAATGGCAGGCTTTGGTGCTGCGATTGGTTGGGGTGTTAAGCGTGGCGTTTACTCTAACGAAGCAGGTCAAGGTACCGGTCCTCACGCTGCGGCAGCGGCAAACGTTGATCACCCAGCTCAGCAAGGTTTGGTTCAGTCTTTCTCTATCTACATCGATACGTTGCTGGTTTGTTCTGCAACGGCGTTTATGATTCTTATCACCGGCGCATACAATGTACACGGTCCTGAGAGCACATTCCTCGTTCAAAACCTAGCGGAAACGGTTGGCGCTAATGGCCCTGCGTTCACTCAGCTAGCAATTGAAAGCACTATGCCAGGTGTGGGTAAACTGTTCATTGCATTCGCACTGTTCTTCTTCGCCTTTACCACTATCTTGGCGTACTACTACATTGCAGAAACCAACATTGCTTACATTCGTCGTACCTTTAAGGTAAGCGGTCTGATGTTCCTATTGAAGCTGGTTCTGATTACCTCTGTATTCTATGGAACCGTAAAGACAGCGAATATGGCTTGGGCAATGGGTGATGTGGGCGTAGGTCTCATGGCGTGGCTAAACATTGTTGGTATCTTGATTATCTTCTTCATCGCGAAACCAGCTATCGTTGCACTTAAAGATTACGAGAAGCAGCAAAAAGAAGGCGTTGAAGAGTATACGTTTAACCCAGTTGCTCTTGGTATCAAGAACGCAGATTACTGGGAAGGTCGATACGAGCGTAAGACAGGTAAAAAGCCTGAAGCGGCTCAGGCGGCGGATTCTGGGTCGACTCAGACGCAGACGTCATAA
- the tenA gene encoding thiaminase II, whose translation MNHQDLINACRVEWQGYTEHEFVQQLATGQLEQKAYLHYLKQDFLFLKQYARAYALAIYKAKTLTQMREAVPSVAALLESEIGHHVAYCSQWGITEADMEAETEDFGTVAYTRYVLDAGMTGELVDLYAALAPCAIGYAVIGKALIESPTTVLEGNPYRSWIELYAGEDFQSGVQVSIERLDKLLKEIELDSQRGRELIQVFKTATRMEIAFWQQGLDTK comes from the coding sequence ATGAACCACCAAGATCTTATCAATGCTTGCCGCGTCGAATGGCAAGGCTATACCGAGCATGAATTTGTACAGCAGCTAGCAACTGGTCAACTTGAGCAGAAAGCCTACTTGCATTACCTCAAGCAAGACTTTCTGTTTCTAAAACAATATGCCCGTGCTTACGCGTTGGCTATCTATAAGGCGAAAACTCTGACGCAAATGCGGGAAGCTGTGCCGAGCGTTGCGGCGCTTCTTGAGTCTGAGATTGGGCATCACGTCGCCTATTGCAGTCAATGGGGCATCACCGAAGCCGACATGGAAGCTGAAACCGAAGACTTTGGTACCGTAGCTTATACCCGTTATGTACTCGATGCGGGTATGACAGGTGAGCTTGTCGATCTTTATGCAGCGCTCGCCCCTTGCGCAATTGGTTATGCCGTCATCGGTAAAGCCTTGATTGAGTCACCAACCACGGTATTGGAAGGCAACCCCTATCGCAGCTGGATTGAGCTTTATGCTGGTGAAGATTTTCAATCAGGGGTACAGGTGAGTATTGAACGTTTAGACAAACTACTCAAAGAGATTGAGCTAGATAGCCAAAGAGGTCGCGAACTCATACAAGTGTTTAAAACAGCAACAAGAATGGAAATTGCCTTTTGGCAGCAAGGTCTTGATACAAAATAA
- a CDS encoding ABC transporter substrate-binding protein, protein MTFTSKKAMAALLTAMTTFAANAADKSITLMLDWFVNPNHGPIVIAKERGYFEEQGLKVNIQEPADPSTPAKLVAAGKVDMAVSYQTSLTIDVAAGLPLIRSATLIATPLNTMMVLDNGKINSLADLKGKKIGIAIAGNEEATIGTMLKTEGVEYKDVQIINVGWALSSSLASGKVDAIWGGLRNFETNQLELEGFKPKAFFPEEHGVPTYEELVFVANANSYDKEAIAKFNRAIEKATTYIVNHPQDSWNEFVAYAPDTLNNELNKRAWRDTLTRFALRPSAIDAVKYDAFTEFMYQHKIISNKPTAQTMVPVL, encoded by the coding sequence ATGACATTCACCTCCAAGAAGGCTATGGCTGCACTGCTCACTGCCATGACCACATTCGCGGCCAACGCAGCCGATAAGTCTATCACGCTGATGCTCGACTGGTTCGTCAACCCAAACCATGGCCCAATTGTGATTGCGAAAGAGCGCGGCTACTTTGAGGAACAAGGCCTTAAGGTCAACATCCAAGAGCCTGCGGATCCGAGCACACCAGCCAAACTCGTTGCTGCGGGCAAAGTGGATATGGCGGTCTCTTACCAAACCAGCCTAACCATTGACGTTGCTGCCGGACTGCCACTTATTCGCAGCGCGACACTCATCGCCACACCGCTCAACACTATGATGGTGTTGGATAACGGCAAGATTAACTCTCTCGCTGACCTCAAAGGTAAAAAAATTGGTATTGCTATCGCAGGTAATGAGGAAGCAACCATTGGCACAATGCTAAAGACTGAGGGGGTCGAGTATAAAGATGTTCAGATCATCAATGTGGGCTGGGCACTGTCGTCATCATTGGCATCGGGCAAAGTGGATGCGATTTGGGGCGGTCTTCGAAACTTCGAAACTAATCAGCTAGAGCTGGAAGGTTTCAAACCAAAAGCCTTCTTCCCAGAAGAGCATGGCGTTCCAACCTATGAAGAGTTGGTATTTGTCGCGAATGCAAACAGCTATGACAAAGAAGCGATTGCCAAGTTTAACCGTGCGATTGAAAAAGCCACCACTTACATCGTTAACCACCCTCAGGACTCTTGGAACGAGTTTGTCGCTTACGCGCCAGACACACTCAACAACGAACTTAATAAACGTGCATGGCGCGATACACTCACTCGATTTGCACTGCGTCCATCAGCGATTGATGCCGTCAAGTACGATGCGTTCACTGAGTTTATGTACCAACACAAGATCATCTCTAACAAGCCGACTGCCCAAACAATGGTACCGGTGCTTTAG
- a CDS encoding ABC transporter ATP-binding protein — translation MTPIRILGATLTYIGDETPIFSELNVEFSAATWTAILGPSGCGKSTLLRYLAGILSEKVDFRASVFTPNLTELSGQVAYMAQQDLLLPWLSVIDNVCLASRLNGKKVDDVTRQKALLLLEQVGLAKKAAARPAELSGGQRQRVALARTLMQDKPVVLMDEPFSALDAVTRHKLQQLAATLLKDKTVLLITHDPQEALRLGEQILVMNGAPARLHSIIPPKQAIPRCIDGEFAKIQQSILEHLAKTHTESTSGGLK, via the coding sequence ATGACGCCTATTCGCATACTGGGCGCGACCCTAACCTATATAGGGGATGAAACGCCGATATTCTCTGAACTCAACGTTGAGTTTAGTGCCGCCACTTGGACCGCTATACTCGGTCCAAGTGGTTGCGGGAAATCGACACTACTGCGCTACTTAGCTGGAATACTGAGCGAGAAAGTCGATTTTCGTGCCTCAGTGTTTACACCCAATTTGACCGAACTTTCTGGGCAAGTCGCCTATATGGCGCAGCAAGATCTCCTGTTGCCTTGGCTCAGCGTGATCGATAATGTGTGCCTTGCCTCTAGGCTCAATGGCAAAAAAGTCGATGACGTGACACGCCAAAAGGCGCTATTACTGCTTGAGCAAGTGGGTCTTGCAAAGAAAGCAGCAGCAAGGCCTGCGGAGTTATCCGGAGGTCAGCGCCAGCGTGTTGCATTGGCTCGTACTCTAATGCAAGACAAACCCGTGGTATTGATGGATGAACCTTTTTCCGCGCTTGATGCAGTGACACGCCATAAGTTGCAACAGCTTGCCGCGACTCTACTCAAAGACAAAACCGTTTTACTTATCACCCACGATCCGCAAGAAGCGCTGCGGTTAGGCGAGCAAATATTGGTGATGAACGGCGCACCGGCCAGACTGCATAGCATTATCCCTCCGAAACAAGCCATCCCTCGATGTATTGATGGTGAGTTTGCCAAGATTCAGCAGTCCATACTCGAACACCTAGCGAAAACGCATACAGAATCAACATCGGGAGGCTTAAAATGA
- the thiD gene encoding bifunctional hydroxymethylpyrimidine kinase/phosphomethylpyrimidine kinase — protein sequence MATTSQNTPIVLTIAGSDSGGGAGIQADIKAISATGAYACSVITALTAQNTQGVTGILGIDPEFVKAQLDAVFTDLNVVAVKIGMLADTNIIGAVAEKLREYQPKFVVLDPVMVATSGDLLLESSAIDALKSELLPLATVITPNLPEGAALLGTDVPQSQQQMEALIDSLRNLETPAILLKGGHLESEQSSNDLLITAENVEHFETKRIATKNTHGTGCTLSSAIASFLAQGHGLSEAVKHGKAYITQAITHADELDIGKGHGPVHHFYALNKDA from the coding sequence ATGGCGACAACATCTCAAAACACTCCAATTGTCTTAACCATCGCAGGTTCCGATTCCGGCGGCGGCGCAGGCATTCAAGCAGACATCAAAGCTATTTCAGCGACGGGCGCTTACGCTTGCTCTGTTATTACCGCGCTTACGGCACAAAATACACAAGGCGTGACTGGTATTTTGGGTATCGACCCTGAATTTGTAAAAGCGCAACTTGACGCCGTGTTCACCGATCTCAATGTTGTCGCAGTCAAAATCGGCATGCTTGCTGACACCAATATTATCGGTGCCGTGGCAGAAAAGCTTCGCGAGTACCAGCCTAAGTTTGTGGTTCTAGACCCAGTTATGGTCGCGACCAGCGGCGATTTGCTACTCGAGAGTTCTGCCATTGATGCATTAAAGTCGGAGCTACTGCCGCTAGCGACCGTTATCACGCCAAACCTCCCGGAAGGCGCCGCTCTACTGGGCACTGACGTCCCTCAATCACAGCAACAAATGGAAGCATTGATAGATTCCTTGCGTAACTTAGAGACACCAGCCATCTTGCTTAAAGGTGGACACTTAGAATCGGAGCAAAGTAGCAACGATCTACTTATCACTGCGGAGAATGTTGAGCATTTCGAGACCAAGCGAATTGCCACTAAAAATACCCACGGTACTGGCTGCACATTAAGCTCAGCTATCGCGTCTTTTCTTGCTCAAGGTCATGGGCTTAGCGAAGCCGTTAAGCATGGTAAGGCCTATATTACTCAAGCGATAACGCACGCTGATGAACTCGACATTGGTAAAGGTCACGGCCCCGTTCACCACTTTTACGCGCTGAATAAAGACGCTTAA
- a CDS encoding glycosyl hydrolase family 18 protein: protein MKKLLLGLSAVALAVSQGAVAAPATPSIDVYGSNNLQFSKIQLAMETTSGYNQMVQYKDAADISIQFNQWSGTTGDTYNIYFDGVQVATGSISGSQTLAKFNYAQGGRYQVEVEACDATGCSRSAPAELIVADTDGAHLPPLTMNVDPNNKTFNTDPNTVVGTYFVEWGIYGRKFTVDNIPVDNLTHIIYGFIPICGSNESVKSVGGNSFNALKTACQGMPDYEVVIHDPWAAYQKSFPQAGHEYSSPIKGNYAMMMALKQRNPDLKILPSIGGWTLSDPFYSFTDKANRDVFVASVKRFLQTWKFYDGVDIDWEYPGGQGAAPDLGDPLRDGDAYAALMQELRMMLDELSAETGRTYELTSAVGVGYDKIEDVNYADAVPHMDYIFAMTYDFYGGWNNVPGHQAALYCGNFMRPGQCDGNGVDADGVPYKGPAYTTDNGIQLLLAKGVPANKLVVGAAMYGRGWEGVMPETLTDSTDPMTGVATGKLKGSTTQGVWEDGVIDYKGLKTYMIGSNNTGVNGFEYGYDELAEAPYVWNRTTGELVTFDDPRSVIAKGQYVRAQGFAGLFSWEIDADNGDILNAMHEGLAGGTPVNRAPTANAGGNQTVVGPATAILDGSGSRDSDGSIVSYAWSQPAGQSLAVTGANAAQLSVDVAEVTVSEQYSFTLTVTDNEGATDSATVTLTVNPTSTTPVNTAPVAAIAGPTMANANDVVTLDASGSTDKENDPLTFTWETPAGLAVVTNGAQVSFTAPSVNVDTNYVLTVVVSDGSLTSSQSQTVTVKADTVGATCAAPWDATAVYTGGQEVTYQGHVYSAKWWTQGDEPSKSGEWGVWKDLGPCQ, encoded by the coding sequence ATGAAAAAATTATTATTAGGCTTATCTGCTGTTGCGTTGGCAGTAAGTCAAGGCGCTGTTGCTGCTCCTGCAACACCGTCTATCGACGTCTATGGCTCAAACAATCTTCAGTTTTCTAAAATCCAGCTCGCGATGGAAACCACCTCTGGTTATAACCAGATGGTGCAGTACAAAGATGCCGCAGACATTAGCATCCAGTTCAACCAATGGAGTGGAACAACTGGCGATACATACAATATATATTTCGATGGTGTGCAAGTCGCGACCGGTTCTATCTCGGGCAGTCAAACACTGGCTAAGTTTAACTATGCACAAGGTGGTCGCTATCAAGTCGAGGTTGAAGCGTGTGATGCGACGGGTTGTTCACGCAGTGCACCTGCTGAACTTATTGTCGCGGATACAGATGGCGCACATCTACCACCGCTGACAATGAATGTGGATCCGAACAACAAAACGTTCAATACCGATCCAAATACCGTAGTCGGTACTTACTTTGTAGAGTGGGGCATCTATGGACGCAAGTTCACAGTCGACAATATCCCAGTCGATAACCTCACGCATATTATTTATGGCTTCATTCCAATTTGTGGGTCAAACGAATCGGTGAAATCCGTTGGTGGTAATAGCTTTAATGCACTAAAAACCGCTTGTCAGGGAATGCCTGATTACGAAGTCGTGATTCATGACCCTTGGGCTGCATACCAAAAAAGTTTCCCACAGGCAGGACATGAGTACAGCTCTCCAATTAAGGGGAACTATGCCATGATGATGGCGCTTAAACAGCGCAACCCGGATCTAAAAATCCTTCCTTCTATCGGTGGCTGGACCCTTTCTGACCCTTTCTACAGCTTTACTGATAAGGCCAATCGTGATGTCTTCGTTGCATCGGTGAAGCGCTTCCTACAAACGTGGAAGTTTTATGATGGTGTCGACATTGATTGGGAATACCCAGGTGGTCAAGGTGCCGCACCTGATCTTGGCGATCCATTGCGTGATGGCGATGCTTATGCAGCTTTGATGCAAGAGCTACGTATGATGCTTGACGAGTTGTCAGCGGAAACTGGGCGTACTTATGAACTGACATCGGCAGTGGGTGTGGGCTACGACAAAATTGAAGACGTGAACTACGCTGACGCGGTTCCACATATGGACTACATCTTCGCGATGACTTACGACTTCTACGGTGGTTGGAACAACGTACCTGGTCACCAAGCTGCGCTTTATTGCGGTAACTTTATGCGCCCTGGCCAGTGTGATGGCAATGGCGTAGATGCGGATGGCGTACCATACAAAGGCCCAGCTTACACAACCGACAACGGTATCCAATTGCTGCTTGCGAAAGGCGTACCAGCCAACAAACTGGTCGTCGGTGCTGCTATGTACGGTCGTGGCTGGGAGGGTGTCATGCCTGAGACTTTGACAGACTCAACCGATCCAATGACAGGTGTTGCAACAGGTAAGCTAAAAGGCTCGACGACACAAGGCGTGTGGGAAGATGGCGTAATTGACTATAAAGGTCTGAAAACGTACATGATTGGTTCAAACAATACTGGCGTTAATGGTTTTGAATATGGTTATGACGAGCTTGCTGAAGCGCCTTATGTTTGGAATCGCACGACAGGTGAGTTGGTAACCTTTGATGACCCTCGTTCAGTGATTGCCAAAGGTCAGTACGTTCGTGCACAAGGCTTTGCAGGTCTGTTCTCGTGGGAAATCGATGCTGACAATGGGGATATCCTCAATGCGATGCACGAAGGCCTAGCGGGCGGGACTCCGGTGAACCGTGCGCCAACAGCCAATGCTGGTGGCAATCAAACCGTAGTAGGACCTGCTACCGCAATCTTAGATGGTTCTGGTTCTCGTGATAGTGATGGTTCGATTGTCAGCTACGCTTGGTCGCAACCAGCGGGTCAGTCTCTCGCAGTGACTGGCGCGAATGCCGCTCAGTTAAGCGTGGATGTGGCAGAAGTGACGGTTAGCGAGCAATACAGCTTTACACTGACAGTGACCGATAACGAAGGTGCCACGGACAGTGCCACAGTTACGTTAACGGTTAATCCTACAAGCACTACACCAGTAAACACTGCGCCAGTGGCAGCTATTGCAGGCCCTACAATGGCAAATGCCAATGACGTTGTGACACTGGACGCATCAGGCTCGACTGATAAAGAAAATGATCCATTGACGTTTACTTGGGAGACGCCAGCTGGATTGGCTGTAGTCACCAATGGTGCACAAGTGAGCTTCACAGCTCCAAGTGTTAATGTCGATACCAACTATGTGCTAACGGTTGTTGTAAGTGACGGTTCTCTTACATCAAGTCAGTCACAGACTGTGACGGTTAAAGCCGATACTGTCGGGGCAACATGCGCAGCTCCTTGGGATGCAACAGCTGTTTACACTGGTGGACAAGAAGTGACGTACCAAGGTCATGTGTATTCTGCTAAGTGGTGGACGCAAGGTGATGAGCCAAGCAAATCAGGTGAATGGGGTGTGTGGAAAGATCTAGGTCCATGCCAGTAA
- the ribB gene encoding 3,4-dihydroxy-2-butanone-4-phosphate synthase, with protein sequence MNQNQTSLLADFGTPLERVELALQALREGRGVLLLDDEDRENEGDIIYSVDHLTNQQMALMIRECSGIVCLCVTNEQAKQLDLPPMVENNNSANQTAFTVSIEAKVGVTTGVSAADRVTTIKTACQPGARPEDLARPGHVFPLRAKQGGVLTRRGHTEGTIDLMQMAGLSPFGVLCEVTNPDGTMAKAPEIVAFGKLHNMPVLTIEDMVQYRLAASEKSA encoded by the coding sequence ATGAATCAGAACCAAACTTCACTTCTTGCCGACTTTGGCACACCTTTAGAGCGTGTTGAACTTGCGCTACAAGCGCTTCGCGAAGGCCGTGGCGTATTGCTACTCGATGACGAAGATCGTGAAAACGAAGGCGATATCATCTATTCCGTTGATCATCTCACTAACCAGCAGATGGCACTGATGATCCGTGAGTGTAGCGGCATTGTTTGCCTATGCGTGACTAATGAGCAAGCCAAACAGCTCGATTTGCCACCTATGGTCGAAAACAACAACAGCGCTAACCAAACCGCTTTTACTGTCTCTATTGAAGCAAAAGTCGGCGTGACAACTGGCGTGTCTGCAGCTGATCGCGTCACAACCATTAAAACCGCTTGCCAGCCTGGTGCTCGCCCGGAAGATCTAGCGCGTCCAGGTCACGTTTTCCCGCTTCGAGCGAAACAAGGTGGCGTGCTGACTCGTCGTGGCCACACTGAAGGCACCATTGATCTTATGCAAATGGCGGGACTATCTCCATTTGGCGTCCTGTGTGAAGTAACCAACCCAGACGGCACTATGGCGAAAGCACCAGAAATCGTTGCCTTCGGCAAGCTTCATAATATGCCCGTACTGACGATAGAAGACATGGTTCAGTATCGCCTGGCAGCGAGTGAAAAGTCAGCATAA
- a CDS encoding GNAT family N-acetyltransferase produces the protein MALHLETERLILRDFELGDIESWLQITSHPKYQTFYPKEECSPEFNAHLLEMFVEQAHQVPRTKFQLVIEGKESHQVIGTVAFRLEPNDQASIGFGLAVDRQGRGLAVEAMSTLIAYGCEQMGARCIFAETRVGNKAAIAVCQRLGLHKVNSESNDLTQMSVIRLERCY, from the coding sequence ATGGCGCTCCATCTAGAAACTGAACGACTTATCTTAAGAGACTTCGAACTTGGTGATATTGAATCGTGGCTACAAATTACCTCGCACCCCAAGTATCAAACCTTCTATCCAAAAGAAGAATGCTCCCCAGAGTTCAATGCGCACTTATTGGAAATGTTTGTTGAGCAAGCGCATCAAGTCCCCCGCACTAAGTTTCAATTGGTGATTGAAGGCAAAGAGAGCCACCAAGTCATTGGTACTGTCGCGTTTCGTTTAGAGCCTAACGACCAAGCCTCGATTGGATTTGGTCTGGCGGTAGATAGACAAGGACGAGGGCTCGCAGTGGAAGCGATGTCGACGCTTATCGCTTATGGCTGTGAGCAGATGGGGGCACGCTGTATTTTTGCTGAGACTCGCGTCGGCAATAAAGCGGCGATTGCGGTCTGTCAGCGACTTGGTCTCCACAAAGTGAACAGTGAATCTAATGATCTCACGCAGATGAGTGTAATTCGTTTAGAGCGCTGTTATTGA
- a CDS encoding threonine aldolase family protein — MQQQCQISLPGNKEYSPAKTFAQMSAWCEQHQITHDRYGEGELIQSFEQKLAKLLGFDAGLFVITGTMTQPTALQIACEMKRNNKVAMHPSSHIQLHENQGYQLQQRFNLLPVGKPFKPWVLEDLVKIPDTLAAVLYELPMREIGGQLPSFEELSRIKAHCRQNDIHLHMDGARLWETAAYYQKDYAEICEGFDSAYVSMYKGIGGLGGAMLLGDQAFIDQAAVWMHRQGGSVYHRTPYIVAAAMQFEQRLALMPALFERTEQVYKILSEFPLLKLNPVKPQANMLHIHLPISQDKAIALRDKLATEHSLWIGNPQQGMLAEQSYIEWYVGDRLLDMADDDLRGYLQLIEQGCV, encoded by the coding sequence ATGCAACAACAATGTCAGATTTCGTTGCCAGGAAATAAAGAATACTCTCCAGCCAAGACGTTTGCTCAAATGTCTGCATGGTGTGAACAGCACCAAATCACGCATGACCGTTATGGGGAAGGGGAGTTAATACAAAGCTTCGAACAGAAGCTGGCAAAGCTACTTGGCTTTGACGCTGGGTTGTTTGTTATCACTGGTACCATGACCCAGCCGACGGCGTTGCAGATTGCTTGTGAAATGAAGCGCAACAATAAGGTTGCGATGCATCCTTCGAGTCATATCCAGCTGCACGAAAATCAAGGCTATCAGTTGCAGCAGCGTTTTAACCTACTTCCGGTTGGTAAGCCGTTTAAACCTTGGGTACTGGAGGATTTAGTTAAGATTCCAGACACGCTAGCAGCCGTACTTTACGAACTTCCTATGCGTGAAATCGGCGGACAGCTGCCAAGCTTTGAAGAGCTATCACGCATTAAAGCTCACTGCCGTCAAAACGATATCCACCTTCATATGGATGGTGCACGACTGTGGGAAACCGCTGCATACTATCAAAAGGATTACGCAGAGATATGCGAGGGCTTTGATTCGGCCTATGTTTCTATGTACAAAGGCATTGGCGGCTTAGGCGGTGCGATGTTACTCGGTGATCAAGCGTTTATCGACCAAGCGGCAGTATGGATGCACCGTCAGGGTGGCAGTGTCTATCACCGTACTCCTTATATCGTTGCAGCAGCTATGCAGTTCGAACAAAGGCTAGCCTTAATGCCCGCGTTATTCGAACGCACGGAGCAAGTCTACAAAATACTGTCAGAATTTCCATTGCTGAAGCTAAACCCAGTCAAGCCACAAGCGAACATGCTGCATATTCATCTACCTATTAGCCAAGACAAAGCAATAGCGCTTCGAGACAAGCTTGCCACAGAGCACAGCCTATGGATTGGCAACCCACAACAAGGCATGTTAGCAGAGCAAAGCTACATTGAGTGGTATGTGGGAGATAGACTACTAGACATGGCAGATGACGATCTAAGAGGTTATCTCCAGTTGATTGAGCAAGGGTGTGTTTAG
- a CDS encoding helix-turn-helix domain-containing protein, with protein sequence MKSLEEISTVLTEQRRKLGIEQKDMYMRIGMKQQQYQRIEAGSDVKLSTLLRVLEGLDLELSISPKQSKGHTAPIEDAFKSQSQEPKGESLHDDEDDLGFWFGSEDK encoded by the coding sequence ATGAAAAGCTTAGAAGAAATCTCAACCGTGCTCACTGAGCAGCGCAGAAAACTCGGTATTGAGCAAAAAGACATGTACATGCGAATCGGCATGAAGCAGCAACAGTATCAGCGCATAGAAGCGGGTAGTGACGTAAAGTTATCGACTTTACTTAGAGTGTTGGAAGGGCTTGATTTGGAACTTTCTATCTCGCCGAAGCAAAGCAAAGGGCATACCGCTCCAATAGAGGATGCTTTTAAAAGTCAGAGTCAAGAACCTAAAGGTGAGTCGTTGCACGACGATGAGGATGATCTAGGGTTTTGGTTTGGTTCTGAGGATAAATGA